In the Brevundimonas mediterranea genome, CGTTGATGGCCATCGGGCGCTGGACGATGTTGTGCATGCCCAGGATGCCCGACTGCGGGGCGTTCAGGATCGGCGTCGACATCAGCGACCCATAGGTGCCGCCGTTGGTGATGGTGAAGGTGCCGCCCTGCAGCTGGTCCATGGTCAGGGCGCCGTCGCGGGCGGCCTTGCCCAGGGCGCCGATGCCCTTTTCGATGCCCGCCAGGCTCAGGGTGTCGGCGTCGCGCAGCACCGGAACCACCAGACCCTTTTCGGTGCCGACGGCGACGCCGATGTCATAGTGGTTCTTGTAGATGATGTCCGTGCCGTCGATCTCGGCGTTGACGGCCGGAATCTCGTGCAGGGCCGCAACCACGGCCTTGGTGAAGAAGGACATGAAGCCCAGCTTCACGCCGTGGCGCTTCTCGAACACCTCTTTGTACTGGGCGCGCAGGGCCATGACATTGGTCATGTCCACCTCGTTGAAGGTGGTCAGCTGGGCGGCCGTGTTCTGCGATTCCTTCAGGCGACGGGCGATGGTCTGACGCAGGCGCGTCATCTTCACCCGCTCTTCGCGCGGGCCGACGGCGCGCGGGGCCGAAGGCGCGGCGGCGGCGGCGGTCGGAGCCGGGGCGGCCTGACCGATGGCGGCGATGGCGTCAGCCTTGGTGATATTGCCCTTGGGCCCCGTGGCGGCGATGGCCTTCGGATCCAGATTGTTTTCGGCGACGACGCGCTGGACGGCCGGCGACAGGGTGTCGTTCTTGCCGCCCGAGACCTGGGCCGAGCCGGTGTTGGCCGGAGCGGCGGCAGGCGCCGGGGCAGCGGCGGCCGGAGCCGAAGCGGCTGCGCCCGAACCCGAAACCGAACCGATCTTCTGGCCGGGGGTGACGGTCGCGCCCTCGTCGGCGGCGATGGTCAGCACGCCGTCAGCCGGCGCCGAAACCTCGACCGCGACCTTGTCGGTCTCGATCTCGACCAGCAGTTCGTCCTTCTTGACGGCGTCGCCGCTCTTCTTGAGCCACTTGCCCATAGAGCCCTCGGCGACGCTTTCGCCCATCACCGGCACGGTGATGTCGATGCTGGACGCAGCGGCGGCGGGCGCCGCCTTGGCCTCGGCCTTGGCGGCCTTGGCTGGGGCCGAGGCCGGAGCCGCAGCGGCGGCCGCGCCGCCTTCGGTCACCGAACCCAGGACCGTGCCCGGCACGACGGTGTCGCCCTCGGCGGCGTTGATGGCGCCCAGGACGCCGTCGGCCGGCGCCACCACTTCCAGCGAGACCTTGTCGGTCTCCAGTTCGACGAGCAGTTCGTCCTTCTTGACCGCGTCGCCGACCTTCTTGGTCCATTTCGCGATGGTGGCCTCGGTGACGGATTCACCGAGGGCGGGGGTCAGGATGTCGGCCATGTCGGGTCCAGCTGTCTCTTTGGGAGTATTCGGTGAGGTGTATCAGGCGAAGGCTTCGTTGGTGAAGGTCTCGAGTTCCTTCAGGTGGCGGCTCATCAGGCCGGCCGCCGTCGAGGCGGAACCGGGACGGCCGACGTAGCGGGCGCGCTTGGAGGCGACGTCCAGCTTGTCCAGCGTCAGCTCCAGCCACGGATCGACGAAGGTCCAGCCGCCCATGTTCTTGGGTTCTTCCTGGCACCAGACCACTTCCGCCTTCGGGAAGCGGGCCAGTTCCTTGCGCAAGGACTGGATCGGCCACGGATAGAACTGCTCCAGGCGCAGGATATAGACGTCGTCCACCGCCTGGCCGTCCTTGGCCTTCTTCTCGCGGGCGTCCAGCAGGTCGTAATAGACCTTGCCCGAACACAGGATGACGCGGCGGATCGCCTTGTCGGCCTTGATCTTGATCCCGGCGACGTCGGGGCGGGTCTGGGCGTCGTCGTGCAGGACGCGGTGGAAGGACGAACCCTCCGCCAGATCCTTCATCGACGAGACCGCCTTCTTGTGACGCAGCAGGCTCTTGGGCGTCATCAGGATCAGCGGCTTGCGGAACGGCCGGTGCATCTGGCGACGCAGGATGTGGAAATAGTTGGCCGGGGTGGTGCAGTTGGCGACCTGCATATTGTCTTCGGCGCACTGTTGCAGGAAGCGCTCCAGACGGGCCGACGAGTGTTCCGGTCCCTGGCCTTCATAGCCATGCGGCAACAGCATGGTCAGGCCGCTCATCCGCAGCCACTTGCGTTCGCCCGAGCTGATGAACTGGTCGATCACCACCTGGGCGCCGTTCACGAAGTCGCCGAACTGGGCTTCCCACATCACCATGGTGTTGGGGTCGGCCAGCGAATAGCCGTACTCGAAGCCCAGCACCGCCTCTTCCGACAGAGCCGAGTCGATGACCTCGTAGTTGGCCTGGCCTTCGCGGAGGTTGTTCAGCGGGATGTACCGCTCTTCGGTCGTCTGATCGATGATGCCCGAATGGCGCTGCGAGAAGGTGCCGCGCACCGAATCCTGGCCCGACAGACGCACCGGGAAGCCTTCGTCCACCAGCGAGGCGAAGGCCAGGCTCTCGGCCGTGGCCCAGTCCAGGCCCTCGCCCGAGGTGATGGCTTCGCGCCGGCCGTCGATGACCCGTTTCAGCGTCTTGTGCATGTCGACGCTGTTGGGGATGGTCGTCAGGCGGTGGCCCAGGTCGGTCAGCTTGGCCAGGGGCACCGCGGTCTCGCCGCGCAGTTCGTCCTTGGGCGACTGGAAACCCTGCCACTGGCCGTCCAGCCAGTCGGCCTTCTCGGCGGACCAGGTCTTGCCGGCCTCGAACTGGTCGTCAAGGAAGGTGTCGAACCGCGCAATCTCGGCGTCCACCTCGGCCTGCGTCAGCACGCCCTCGGCGACCAGACGCTGCGAATACAGTTCACGGGTCGAGGGCTGGGCGCGGATCTTCGAATACATCAGCGGCTGGGTGAAGGTCGGATCGTCGCCTTCGTTGTGGCCGAACCGGCGATAGCAGAACATGTCCACCACCGCGTCCTTGTGGAATTTCTGGCGGTATTCGGTGGCCACCTTGGCGGCGAAGACGACCGCTTCGGGATCATCGCCGTTCACGTGGAAGATCGGCGCCTGGACCATCAGCGCCACGTCCGACGGGTACGGCGACGAGCGCGAGTTCCGCGGGCTGGTGGTGAAGCCGATCTGGTTGTTGATGACGAAATGCAGGGTGCCGCCGGTGCGGTAGCCCTTCAGCCCCATCAGGGCGAAACACTCGGCCACCACGCCCTGGCCGGCGAAGGCGGCGTCGCCGTGGATCAGCAGGGGCACGACCTTGGAACGGTCCAGCGCCCATTCGGCCTCGGGCTTGCCGGCGTTGGCCTCACGGATGTCGAACGCCTGTTTGGCGCGCGCCTTGCCCAGCACCACCGGATTGACGATCTCGAGGTGCGACGGGTTGGCGGTCAGCGACAGGTGGACGTGGTTGCCGTCGAACTCGCGGTTCGAACTGGCGCCCATGTGATATTTGACGTCGCCCGAGCCCTCGATGTCGCTGGGCACGGCCGAACCGCCCTGGAACTCGTGGAAGATGACCTTGTAGGGCTTGCCCATCACGGCGGCGAGCACGTTCAGGCGGCCGCGGTGGGCCATGCCCAGCACGACCTCGTCGACGCCCAGATTGCCGCCGCGCTTGATCACCTGCTCCAGCGCCGGGACCATGGCCTCGCCGCCGTCCAGGCCGAACCGCTTGGTGCCGGGGAAACGCTTGTGCAGGAAGCGTTCGAAGCCCTCGGCCTCGATCAGCTTGTTCAGGATGGCCAGCTTGCCTTCCTTGGTGAAGGCGTTCTGCTCGAACTTGTCCGGCCCTTCGAACCGCTGCTGCAGCCAGGACTTCTCCTCCGGCTCGGCGATATGCATGTACTGGATGCCGATATTGCCGCAGTAGGTGCGCTTCAGCAGGTCCAGCACCTGGCGGATCGTGCCGGTCTGAAGCCCCAGGACCCCGTCCAGGAAGATCGGACGATCCATGTCGGCGGCGCTGAAACCATAGAATTCCGGCGTCAGTTCCGGGTTTTCGACCGGCTGTTCGATGCCCAGCGGGTCCAGCTTGGCCTGCAGGTGGCCGCGCACGCGATAGCTGCGGATCAGCATCAGGGCGCGAATGGAATCATGGGCGGCGGCGCGGATCGCGTCGCCTGAAACCTCGGCCGGCGCGGCCTTGGCCGCTGCAGGCGCCGGCGCGGCGCCGGGCTTCTTGGGGTCGGGCTTGGGCGCCGGCCAGCGGCCGTCGAACACGGCGTTCGCCTCATTGGGCTCGGTGGCGGTTCCGCGCCCCCAGGCGCCGGCCTCGGCCGAGGCCTTCACGCTGGCGGCGTTGTCGCGCAACTGGTCGAAGAAGGCTTTCCATTCCGCCGAGACCGAGCCGGGATCATTGGCCCACTTCTCGTGCAGCTCCTCGATATAG is a window encoding:
- the odhB gene encoding 2-oxoglutarate dehydrogenase complex dihydrolipoyllysine-residue succinyltransferase, translating into MADILTPALGESVTEATIAKWTKKVGDAVKKDELLVELETDKVSLEVVAPADGVLGAINAAEGDTVVPGTVLGSVTEGGAAAAAAPASAPAKAAKAEAKAAPAAAASSIDITVPVMGESVAEGSMGKWLKKSGDAVKKDELLVEIETDKVAVEVSAPADGVLTIAADEGATVTPGQKIGSVSGSGAAASAPAAAAPAPAAAPANTGSAQVSGGKNDTLSPAVQRVVAENNLDPKAIAATGPKGNITKADAIAAIGQAAPAPTAAAAAPSAPRAVGPREERVKMTRLRQTIARRLKESQNTAAQLTTFNEVDMTNVMALRAQYKEVFEKRHGVKLGFMSFFTKAVVAALHEIPAVNAEIDGTDIIYKNHYDIGVAVGTEKGLVVPVLRDADTLSLAGIEKGIGALGKAARDGALTMDQLQGGTFTITNGGTYGSLMSTPILNAPQSGILGMHNIVQRPMAINGEVKIRPMMYLALSYDHRIVDGKEAVTFLVRIKELLEDPQRALLDL
- a CDS encoding 2-oxoglutarate dehydrogenase E1 component, whose product is MADDAGRLNQVFAETSFLYGSNAAYIEELHEKWANDPGSVSAEWKAFFDQLRDNAASVKASAEAGAWGRGTATEPNEANAVFDGRWPAPKPDPKKPGAAPAPAAAKAAPAEVSGDAIRAAAHDSIRALMLIRSYRVRGHLQAKLDPLGIEQPVENPELTPEFYGFSAADMDRPIFLDGVLGLQTGTIRQVLDLLKRTYCGNIGIQYMHIAEPEEKSWLQQRFEGPDKFEQNAFTKEGKLAILNKLIEAEGFERFLHKRFPGTKRFGLDGGEAMVPALEQVIKRGGNLGVDEVVLGMAHRGRLNVLAAVMGKPYKVIFHEFQGGSAVPSDIEGSGDVKYHMGASSNREFDGNHVHLSLTANPSHLEIVNPVVLGKARAKQAFDIREANAGKPEAEWALDRSKVVPLLIHGDAAFAGQGVVAECFALMGLKGYRTGGTLHFVINNQIGFTTSPRNSRSSPYPSDVALMVQAPIFHVNGDDPEAVVFAAKVATEYRQKFHKDAVVDMFCYRRFGHNEGDDPTFTQPLMYSKIRAQPSTRELYSQRLVAEGVLTQAEVDAEIARFDTFLDDQFEAGKTWSAEKADWLDGQWQGFQSPKDELRGETAVPLAKLTDLGHRLTTIPNSVDMHKTLKRVIDGRREAITSGEGLDWATAESLAFASLVDEGFPVRLSGQDSVRGTFSQRHSGIIDQTTEERYIPLNNLREGQANYEVIDSALSEEAVLGFEYGYSLADPNTMVMWEAQFGDFVNGAQVVIDQFISSGERKWLRMSGLTMLLPHGYEGQGPEHSSARLERFLQQCAEDNMQVANCTTPANYFHILRRQMHRPFRKPLILMTPKSLLRHKKAVSSMKDLAEGSSFHRVLHDDAQTRPDVAGIKIKADKAIRRVILCSGKVYYDLLDAREKKAKDGQAVDDVYILRLEQFYPWPIQSLRKELARFPKAEVVWCQEEPKNMGGWTFVDPWLELTLDKLDVASKRARYVGRPGSASTAAGLMSRHLKELETFTNEAFA